A window of Culex pipiens pallens isolate TS unplaced genomic scaffold, TS_CPP_V2 Cpp_Un0073, whole genome shotgun sequence contains these coding sequences:
- the LOC120431502 gene encoding uncharacterized protein LOC120431502 yields the protein MSVLCDAVVSSRLDELIEKFREYEEELIRSLGDSKVTAERRFSQIEGRLNRDLSLHDQYVAFMEEYEALGHMRRVSPEEEGTDRFYLPHHPVVRDASYTTRVRVVFEASAKTSTNLSVNDCLLSGPIIQRSLRSIILRSRFRRIMVVADIEKKFRQIDVCPEDRRFQLILWRPTPDQPLATYEMLTVTYGTKPAPFLATRTLVQLASDEAERYPLASAAVKEDFYMDDAITGADDPITAKQLRVELQEMLNSGGFKLRKFASNCPDVLEGLPNEDLSNQRTALGAVAYIRSEDSTGHILVAPLMSKSRVAPLKTQSIPKLELRGTTLAAEINRFALADWCPGDLDNVCRQPSRQDPAFNRVAKIQRLTENCHWNHISGKKNPADLISRGVAPDDLLDEPLWWEGEWLLLSMDHWPRRRVFTADGLEEERRKVVAATTADEPSFIDKYIAHYSTYTQMVRHMAWWQRCTRNLRIPKDDRYIGPLTSAELLQAETKIVHLVQGECFARELKTIGKQECVSRSSPLRWYNPFLSRDGL from the exons ATGTCTGTCCTGTGCGATGCTGTAGTTTCGAGTCGACTAGACGAGCTGATCGAGAAGTTTAGGGAGTACGAAGAG GAACTCATCCGTAGTCTAGGCGATTCCAAGGTGACTGCGGAACGGAGGTTTTCCCAGATCGAGGGGCGACTGAACCGGGACTTGTCGTTGCACGATCAGTACGTGGCCTTTATGGAGGAATATGAGGCCCTGGGACACATGCGGCGTGTCTCACCCGAAGAGGAAGGTACGGACCGATTCTACCTCCCTCACCACCCAGTCGTGCGAGATGCGAGCTATACCACACGGGTCCGAGTAGTGTTCGAAGCTTCAGCCAAAACATCCACCAACCTGTCCGTCAACGATTGCCTACTGTCCGGACCGATCATCCAGCGGAGCCTACGGTCCATCATCCTACGCAGTCGTTTCCGTCGAATTATGGTGGTAGCCGACATTGAGAAAAAGTTTCGGCAGATAGATGTCTGCCCGGAAGACAGGCGGTTCCAGTTGATCCTGTGGCGCCCAACCCCAGACCAACCCTTGGCAACCTACGAAATGTTAACGGTAACCTACGGAACCAAACCTGCCCCATTCCTCGCGACGAGAACCCTGGTGCAGCTAGCTTCTGACGAGGCCGAACGCTACCCACTGGCGTCAGCTGCTGTGAAGGAAGACTTCTACATGGACGATGCGATTACGGGGGCGGACGATCCAATTACCGCCAAACAACTACGTGTTGAGCTGCAAGAGATGCTGAACAGTGGAGGATTCAAGCTGAGGAAGTTTGCGTCGAACTGCCCAGATGTGCTGGAAGGCCTTCCCAACGAAGACTTGTCCAATCAGCGGACG GCCCTCGGAGCAGTTGCCTACATCAGGTCGGAAGACTCAACCGGTCACATCCTTGTCGCCCCACTGATGTCCAAATCTAGGGTGGCACCCCTCAAAACCCAGAGCATTCCAAAACTTGAGCTCCGTGGTACAACCCTGGCGGCCGAAAT AAATCGTTTTGCGCTGGCTGACTGGTGTCCCGGCGACCTGGACAACGTTTGTCGCCAACCGAGTCGCCAAGATCCAGCGTTTAACCGAGTCGCCAAGATCCAGCGTTTAACCGAGAACTGCCACTGGAACCATATTTCTGGAAAGAAGAACCCTGCAGACCTCATCTCCCGCGGAGTGGCACCAGATGACCTACTGGACGAGCCACTGTGGTGGGAAGGCGAATGGTTACTGCTGAGCATGGATCACTGGCCGAGGCGGAGAGTCTTCACGGCTGATGGACTGGAGGAGGAGAGGCGGAAGGTGGTAGCAGCGACAACAGCTGATGAGCCCAGCTTCATCGACAAGTACATAGCACACTACTCAACCTACACACAGATGGTGCGCCACATGGCCTGGTGGCAGCGCTGTACACGCAACCTACGAATCCCCAAGGATGATCGCTACATTGGACCGTTAACTTCAGCTGAACTACTACAAGCAGAGACCAAAATTGTACATCTGGTGCAAGGAGAGTGTTTCGCTCGCGAGCTGAAGACAATCGGCAAGCAAGAGTGTGTTTCGCGGTCATCGCCCCTGCGGTGGTACAATCCATTTCTGTCGCGGGATGGTCTCTAG
- the LOC120431506 gene encoding uncharacterized protein LOC120431506: MAEIMAEITPVDIPAAEITSIVEAATGSRFIDRKNKQGGGYNNHDGDGGGGHSDQHLQLKQELSSQDQLPPHNFPGNGGGTLAVGEPGDQFNDDVPQQHHHQ; this comes from the exons ATGGCGGAGATCATGGCGGAGATCACTCCGGTGGACATTCCGGCGGCGGAGATTACTTCAATAGTTGAAGCGGCGACCGGTAGCCGGTTCATCGATCGCAAGAATAAACAAGGTGGTGGCTACAACAATCACGACGGCGATGGCGGTGGTGGACACTCAGATCAGCATCTGCAACTGAAGCAGGAGCTATCTTCCCAG GATCAATTGCCACCCcataattttccgggaaatggtGGTGGCACCCTTGCCGTTGGCGAACCTGGTGATCAGTTTAACGATGATGTTCCgcagcagcaccaccaccagTAA